A window of the Ignavibacteriales bacterium genome harbors these coding sequences:
- a CDS encoding GIY-YIG nuclease family protein, translated as NHRPFENDALCQIIRHCERVPLTRDFEGDERSSPVGLSSIFRSVQHSQVGVKPLHHLAIGLSAMAKPMYVYILTNQRHTVLYTGVTNDLERRLAEHRSKENRGFTYRYNVTKLVYFEEFDNPDDAIQREKQIKAGSRQKKLDLINGLNPGWRDLAEISD; from the coding sequence GAATCATCGCCCGTTTGAAAATGACGCGCTCTGCCAAATAATCCGTCACTGCGAGCGAGTCCCTCTGACCCGTGACTTTGAAGGGGACGAGCGAAGCAGTCCGGTGGGATTGTCCTCGATCTTTAGATCGGTCCAGCACTCACAGGTCGGGGTGAAACCTCTTCACCATCTTGCCATTGGATTGTCTGCTATGGCAAAGCCGATGTATGTATACATACTCACGAATCAAAGGCACACCGTGCTTTACACCGGAGTGACGAATGATCTCGAGAGGCGTTTGGCGGAGCATAGATCGAAGGAGAACCGGGGGTTCACTTATAGATACAATGTGACGAAGCTGGTGTACTTCGAGGAGTTCGACAATCCGGATGATGCCATACAGCGGGAGAAACAGATCAAGGCGGGATCGCGACAGAAGAAGCTTGATTTGATAAATGGCCTGAACCCGGGATGGAGGGATCTGGCAGAGATTTCGGACTAG